In a single window of the Candidatus Binatus sp. genome:
- a CDS encoding thiamine pyrophosphate-dependent dehydrogenase E1 component subunit alpha: MDISKDKLLEMYRTMQKIRHFESKARDLAMAAELPGFVHVSIGEEASATGVCAALRKTDRITSNHRGHGHLIAKGGRLDRMMAEIFGKRTGYCKGKGGSMHIVDYSLGILGANGIVGAGLPIATGSALGAVIAGKDDVTVAFFGDGASNEGTFHESLNLAAVWKLPVVFVCENNGFGEFTPMATVTSVKDIAVRAKAYDIPGHIVDGNDVLEVFRYTSEAVARARAGEGPTLLECKTYRWEGHVVGEQAFLGDGSYREQSEVEEWKRKCPLIRFEKWCAESGKISSAELNKIIAETEKELADAVEFARSSELPAPSEVTDDVYA, from the coding sequence ATGGATATCAGCAAGGACAAGTTGCTCGAGATGTACCGCACGATGCAGAAGATCCGGCATTTCGAGTCCAAGGCGCGAGACCTGGCGATGGCCGCCGAGTTACCCGGCTTCGTCCACGTCTCCATCGGCGAAGAAGCTTCCGCCACCGGCGTCTGCGCCGCGCTGCGCAAGACCGATCGCATCACGTCAAACCATCGCGGCCACGGACATCTGATCGCCAAGGGCGGACGCCTCGATCGCATGATGGCCGAGATTTTTGGCAAGCGCACCGGCTACTGCAAAGGCAAGGGCGGCTCGATGCATATCGTCGATTACTCGCTCGGCATCCTCGGCGCCAACGGGATCGTCGGCGCCGGCCTGCCGATCGCCACCGGCTCCGCGCTGGGCGCCGTGATCGCCGGCAAGGACGATGTCACCGTGGCGTTCTTCGGCGACGGCGCCTCCAACGAGGGCACCTTCCACGAGTCGCTGAACCTGGCGGCGGTCTGGAAATTGCCGGTCGTCTTCGTATGCGAGAACAACGGCTTCGGCGAGTTCACTCCGATGGCGACCGTGACCTCGGTCAAAGACATCGCCGTGCGCGCCAAGGCCTACGACATCCCCGGCCATATCGTCGATGGCAACGACGTGCTCGAAGTCTTTCGCTACACCAGCGAGGCCGTCGCCCGCGCCCGCGCCGGCGAAGGTCCCACCCTGCTCGAATGCAAGACCTATCGATGGGAGGGGCACGTCGTCGGCGAACAGGCCTTTCTTGGCGACGGCTCCTATCGCGAGCAATCCGAAGTCGAGGAATGGAAGCGCAAATGCCCGCTGATTCGCTTCGAGAAGTGGTGCGCGGAGAGCGGCAAGATAAGCTCGGCCGAACTTAATAAGATCATCGCCGAAACCGAAAAGGAACTCGCCGACGCGGTCGAATTCGCGCGCTCGAGCGAACTGCCCGCGCCCTCGGAAGTCACCGACGACGTTTACGCCTGA
- a CDS encoding pyridoxamine 5'-phosphate oxidase family protein, with the protein MAAAVLLAALVAPAATAIAAASPRDAGALAKSTYIYIATVRKDGNQSQAAPVWFITTGDNQVLIETSPASWKARRIKRGSPALVWIGSRTGPAFIGKAEIVEDKALQDQVIAGYPKKYMLARIGYARPTRAKLDSGQIVVIRISPTRDLPDGFQSAPATPAPVLDETAKPASAQ; encoded by the coding sequence ATGGCCGCAGCCGTTCTCCTGGCCGCCCTCGTCGCTCCCGCCGCGACCGCGATCGCCGCCGCCTCACCGCGCGACGCCGGCGCGCTTGCCAAGTCCACCTACATCTATATTGCAACGGTTCGCAAAGACGGCAACCAGAGCCAAGCCGCGCCGGTTTGGTTCATTACCACCGGCGACAACCAGGTCCTGATCGAAACCTCGCCGGCCAGCTGGAAGGCCAGGAGAATCAAGCGCGGCAGCCCGGCGCTCGTATGGATTGGCTCGCGCACCGGCCCGGCGTTCATCGGCAAAGCGGAAATCGTCGAGGACAAGGCGCTGCAGGACCAGGTGATCGCGGGTTACCCCAAGAAATATATGCTCGCGCGAATCGGCTATGCCCGTCCCACTCGCGCCAAGCTGGATTCAGGCCAGATAGTCGTGATTCGAATTTCGCCGACGCGGGATCTGCCCGACGGATTTCAGTCTGCGCCCGCAACTCCGGCGCCCGTCCTTGACGAGACGGCAAAGCCCGCTTCCGCCCAATAG
- a CDS encoding helix-turn-helix domain-containing protein codes for MASSTKVLTVNELAEYLRVHRSTIYRLLKKGQLPGFKIGSDWRFNVEVIDEWRLRQGPGMLEEEGAD; via the coding sequence ATGGCATCCTCGACGAAGGTGCTGACAGTCAATGAGCTGGCCGAATATCTGCGAGTACATCGCTCGACGATCTACCGCCTGCTCAAGAAAGGACAGTTGCCCGGTTTCAAGATCGGAAGCGACTGGCGCTTCAACGTCGAGGTAATCGATGAATGGCGGCTGCGCCAGGGACCCGGCATGCTGGAAGAGGAAGGGGCTGATTAG
- a CDS encoding VWA domain-containing protein, producing the protein MFDRPHLLWLLLLAAVAVAPGIVAMRGGMRLAGAAAATLRALCVVALVAMLAGLRIPGRIAAQSVAVVVALDESRSVSPDQQDWMRGQVEQLKSAMAPGDQLGIVGFGRDARLLAPLTDPRLLGHFGHGADEGATNIAGALTAAESLFAPEADKRIVLLSDGNETEDSAAAEVPAMLEDGVRIFAAAPPPSATERIAVTNFYSPDTIRADQRFAFRIDVDSESRSAVAAILKLYRDGTAVGGESITLKPGLNRFELPYRLERAGAYLMSAEVSIAAPRVALNPRVEAAISVTGAPRILIASSTPPESLVTALKMRNYQIDFVSPRSLSEHPVDYLPYQLVILDDVPEGSLTPAAQHALNRYVADYGGGLVVTGDTLRQETLAGGELEKALPVKFVPQPPPPSREPIAVYLCIDRSNSMSYDSRYPAVRDGERIRYAKQAAIALLRQLDDTDLAGVIAFDSQPYVLAHLQPLGEDRGELENRIDRLQPGGGTDFKEALEIAEREILQSGIAVRQVILLTDGDTNRQYQDHDDLIAEFARQHIPVSTIRIGPDLANLRLLQDFAQATGGVFYRVQDIEKLPLLLVGLTRQAMNRRKPDRTTVEAGEATTMLSGISIKEIPPIDFFAAAEPKDGAQVALKVARAGKSAPLLAAWQYGLGRTAIFAAVPDSLATLSWIRWNRYAEFWSQVASWTMRQGDSGMFTMRVHGAPDGSITVEAERADRNPVSDLVCRITGPGRAIDVAMTEADASIYRGEVGPLPRGKYAATLMFKAGDSEKILEQREFAAAGSIPADSAELRIKPPNLELLRRLSTATHGAFDAPAATIVRHNGQTVAFRRNADPWLIPLVIMLFLGEVFVRRRYLGD; encoded by the coding sequence ATGTTTGATCGGCCGCATCTGCTGTGGCTGCTGCTGCTCGCGGCGGTGGCCGTGGCGCCGGGAATTGTCGCGATGCGCGGCGGAATGCGGCTGGCGGGCGCTGCGGCGGCGACACTTCGCGCGCTGTGCGTTGTAGCGCTGGTCGCGATGCTCGCGGGGCTGCGCATTCCAGGGCGTATCGCCGCGCAAAGCGTCGCGGTGGTCGTGGCGCTCGATGAGTCGCGCTCGGTGTCGCCCGATCAGCAGGATTGGATGCGCGGCCAGGTCGAACAGTTGAAGTCCGCGATGGCTCCGGGCGACCAGCTCGGGATTGTAGGTTTTGGCCGCGACGCGCGGTTGCTTGCACCGCTGACGGATCCCCGGCTGCTGGGGCATTTCGGCCACGGCGCCGATGAAGGGGCCACCAATATTGCCGGCGCGCTGACCGCGGCCGAAAGCCTGTTTGCGCCGGAAGCGGACAAGCGAATCGTGCTGCTGAGCGACGGCAACGAAACCGAGGATTCCGCGGCGGCGGAGGTTCCCGCGATGCTCGAGGACGGTGTGCGAATTTTCGCCGCCGCGCCGCCGCCGTCGGCTACCGAGAGAATTGCGGTCACCAATTTCTATTCCCCGGACACGATCCGCGCCGATCAGCGCTTTGCATTCAGAATCGACGTTGACAGCGAATCGCGGTCTGCGGTCGCAGCCATACTCAAGCTCTACCGCGACGGCACTGCCGTCGGCGGGGAATCGATCACGCTGAAGCCGGGGCTGAACCGCTTCGAGCTGCCCTATCGGCTGGAGCGCGCGGGTGCATACTTGATGAGCGCGGAAGTCTCGATTGCTGCTCCGCGGGTGGCGTTGAATCCGCGGGTCGAGGCCGCGATTTCGGTGACCGGCGCGCCGCGGATTCTGATCGCCTCGAGCACGCCGCCGGAAAGCCTCGTAACCGCGCTCAAGATGCGCAACTACCAGATCGATTTCGTGTCGCCCCGCAGCCTGAGCGAACACCCGGTGGATTACCTGCCCTATCAACTGGTCATCCTCGACGACGTGCCCGAGGGATCGCTGACGCCCGCGGCGCAGCACGCGCTCAATCGCTACGTCGCCGACTACGGCGGCGGACTGGTCGTCACGGGCGACACCTTGCGCCAGGAGACACTGGCCGGCGGCGAGTTGGAAAAGGCCTTGCCGGTAAAGTTTGTGCCGCAACCGCCGCCGCCCTCGCGCGAGCCGATTGCCGTTTACCTCTGCATCGATCGCTCGAACTCGATGAGTTACGACTCGCGCTATCCGGCGGTGCGCGACGGCGAGCGAATTCGCTACGCCAAGCAAGCCGCGATCGCGCTGCTGCGCCAGCTCGACGATACTGATTTAGCCGGCGTGATCGCGTTCGATTCGCAGCCGTACGTGCTCGCGCATCTGCAGCCGCTCGGCGAAGATCGCGGCGAGCTCGAAAACCGCATCGATCGCCTGCAACCCGGCGGCGGCACCGACTTCAAGGAGGCGCTCGAAATCGCCGAACGCGAGATTCTGCAGAGCGGCATCGCGGTGCGCCAGGTGATTCTGCTCACCGACGGCGACACCAACCGCCAGTATCAGGACCACGACGACCTGATCGCCGAATTCGCCCGCCAGCACATTCCGGTCTCGACCATCCGCATCGGCCCCGACCTCGCCAATCTGCGCTTGCTGCAGGACTTCGCGCAGGCGACCGGCGGCGTCTTCTATCGCGTGCAGGATATCGAGAAGTTGCCGCTGCTGCTGGTCGGATTGACGCGCCAGGCGATGAACCGGCGCAAGCCCGATCGCACCACCGTCGAAGCCGGCGAGGCAACCACGATGCTCTCCGGGATCAGCATCAAGGAGATTCCGCCGATAGATTTCTTCGCCGCCGCCGAGCCCAAGGACGGTGCGCAAGTCGCGCTCAAAGTCGCGCGCGCCGGCAAATCTGCGCCGCTGCTCGCGGCGTGGCAGTATGGACTCGGCCGCACCGCGATTTTCGCCGCCGTACCCGATTCGCTTGCCACACTGAGCTGGATTCGATGGAACCGCTACGCGGAATTCTGGTCGCAGGTGGCGAGTTGGACGATGCGCCAGGGCGACTCCGGGATGTTCACGATGCGCGTCCATGGCGCGCCTGACGGATCGATCACGGTCGAGGCTGAAAGGGCCGATCGCAATCCCGTCAGCGACCTGGTCTGCCGGATCACCGGGCCGGGACGCGCCATCGACGTTGCGATGACCGAGGCCGACGCCTCGATCTATCGGGGCGAAGTCGGGCCGCTGCCACGCGGCAAGTACGCCGCGACGTTGATGTTCAAAGCGGGCGATTCCGAAAAAATCCTCGAGCAGCGCGAATTCGCCGCCGCCGGATCGATTCCGGCCGACAGCGCCGAGCTACGCATCAAACCGCCCAATCTCGAACTGCTGCGCCGCCTATCAACCGCGACCCACGGCGCGTTCGACGCGCCGGCCGCGACAATTGTCCGCCATAATGGCCAGACCGTGGCCTTTCGCCGCAACGCGGATCCGTGGCTGATTCCCCTGGTGATCATGCTGTTCCTGGGAGAAGTGTTTGTGCGTCGCCGCTATCTCGGCGATTGA
- a CDS encoding AAA family ATPase encodes MSEVQAETPTVADFARTFRRIQAEIHKLIIGHEQAVEELLSALFAGGHVLIEGVPGTGKTTLVKTLGLALNLSFNRIQFTVDLMPADITGTRVILSGDDGRREFSFAPGPVFCHILLGDEINRATPKTQSALLEAMAELQVTVSGTTYRLKPPYFVMATLNPIEMEGTYPLPEAQLDRFLFKVRLNYPDEGELTRIISSTTGPEEAGIEAVFHATEAPEQIEALKRLVREVMVAPAMETYAARLVRTTQPQNSRFVSEQASAVHDEMVNRYVMFGSSPRGAQALILGAKVHALLDGRANIAREDIEHVAVAALAHRIMLNYAALADGIDAAHIVERVIKSVRAGKP; translated from the coding sequence ATGAGCGAGGTGCAGGCGGAAACGCCAACGGTGGCGGATTTCGCCCGGACGTTCCGGCGGATCCAGGCCGAGATCCACAAGCTGATCATCGGACACGAGCAGGCCGTCGAGGAGTTGCTGTCGGCGCTGTTCGCCGGCGGCCACGTGCTGATCGAAGGCGTTCCCGGCACGGGCAAAACGACGCTGGTCAAAACGCTGGGGCTGGCGCTCAATCTGAGCTTCAACCGAATTCAATTCACCGTCGATCTGATGCCGGCCGATATTACAGGCACGCGCGTGATTCTGTCGGGCGACGACGGGCGGCGTGAGTTCAGCTTTGCGCCGGGACCCGTGTTTTGCCATATCCTGCTCGGCGACGAAATCAATCGCGCGACGCCCAAGACGCAGTCTGCGCTACTGGAGGCGATGGCCGAGTTGCAGGTGACGGTTTCGGGCACCACCTACCGCCTCAAACCGCCGTACTTCGTGATGGCGACGCTCAATCCGATCGAGATGGAGGGCACCTATCCGCTGCCTGAGGCGCAACTCGATCGCTTCCTGTTCAAAGTCCGTTTGAACTATCCCGACGAAGGCGAACTGACTCGAATCATCTCCTCGACGACCGGGCCCGAAGAAGCGGGGATCGAAGCGGTTTTCCACGCCACCGAAGCGCCCGAGCAAATCGAGGCGCTCAAAAGGCTGGTGCGCGAAGTGATGGTGGCGCCGGCGATGGAGACCTACGCGGCGCGACTGGTGCGAACCACGCAGCCTCAGAACTCGCGCTTCGTGAGCGAGCAAGCCAGCGCCGTGCACGACGAGATGGTCAATCGCTACGTGATGTTCGGCTCGAGCCCGCGCGGTGCGCAGGCGCTTATTCTGGGCGCCAAGGTGCATGCGCTGCTCGACGGGCGCGCCAATATCGCGCGTGAAGATATCGAGCATGTGGCGGTCGCCGCACTGGCCCATCGCATCATGCTCAACTACGCCGCGCTAGCCGACGGAATCGACGCCGCGCACATTGTCGAGCGCGTCATCAAGTCGGTTCGCGCCGGGAAGCCATAG
- a CDS encoding BatA domain-containing protein, whose amino-acid sequence MGLLNPQNFIYGLSLALLVLIYLRARSRPTIEVSSLMLFDQAPAPVASVRHVRIDPLFWLELAALTALTLAIAGLYVMRPRTPGHGRIHALVFDLGAGMSAREGSGTRLDQARREAMEIIDQAPAGDEFSVIAYALEAQARHPQTANLADLRKVLGDLVPMALPARTAALRAALIRARGASEIDLFADRPPPAAILADAAPTARVNFHLVGSGDFNLAIVSLDAGIPGSTRGRAVIRNFSARPHPCELAIDLGNREEFHQTLMLAPREQVVVPFGPLKSGGVLHARILTPDAIDADNNRYAYAPSDRAAQALVLSPDAAVRDDIARVLLAVNANFQIETADPAKYLAHARASGAGAKPLELAVMHDCYLPAAGAASTLLIYPPQLAKNLPYAAAIGISVNGTIASADVRGDAMGEAPAVESLALGATRIVAIPEWMALIATATGPAHWSIPLAAIGRGAGGRVGVLAFDVRDHLLLAPDHLDALVLTVDLIKQLIAPRDILIVPTGADVSVAATATARVTQPDASARTVTADKWGRVRIRPLQAGRYTVESGGETTQVFANYYDAAESDLGAKSQAEASAPAQKAAAASNAQSAGEAQPLVFILLALALLALTVESAMLIGHAGRWGMRHV is encoded by the coding sequence GTGGGTCTCCTCAATCCGCAGAACTTCATCTATGGACTCAGCCTCGCGCTGTTGGTGCTGATCTATCTGCGCGCTCGCTCGCGTCCGACCATCGAAGTGTCGAGCCTGATGCTCTTCGACCAAGCGCCCGCGCCGGTTGCGAGCGTCCGTCACGTGCGGATCGACCCGCTGTTCTGGCTCGAGCTGGCGGCGCTGACGGCGCTGACGCTGGCGATCGCGGGATTGTACGTGATGAGGCCGCGCACCCCCGGTCACGGCCGGATCCATGCGCTGGTGTTCGATCTCGGCGCCGGGATGAGCGCGCGCGAAGGCTCCGGCACGCGACTGGACCAGGCCCGCCGGGAGGCGATGGAAATAATCGATCAAGCGCCGGCTGGAGACGAGTTCAGCGTCATCGCATACGCACTCGAGGCGCAGGCGCGCCATCCGCAGACCGCGAACCTGGCTGACCTGCGCAAGGTGCTCGGCGACTTGGTTCCCATGGCGCTGCCCGCACGCACGGCGGCTCTGAGAGCGGCGCTGATTCGCGCGCGCGGCGCCTCGGAAATCGATCTGTTTGCCGATCGGCCGCCCCCGGCTGCGATTTTGGCCGACGCCGCCCCGACCGCGCGGGTAAATTTCCACCTGGTCGGTTCCGGCGACTTCAACCTGGCGATCGTGTCGCTCGATGCCGGCATCCCGGGCTCGACGCGCGGCCGCGCCGTGATTCGCAATTTCTCCGCGCGGCCTCATCCCTGCGAACTGGCGATCGATCTCGGCAACCGCGAGGAGTTTCATCAGACCCTGATGCTCGCGCCGCGTGAACAGGTCGTGGTCCCGTTCGGACCGCTCAAGTCGGGAGGTGTGCTGCACGCGCGAATCCTGACTCCCGATGCGATCGACGCAGACAACAACCGCTACGCCTACGCGCCGTCCGATCGTGCGGCGCAGGCCCTGGTCCTCTCGCCCGACGCCGCGGTGCGCGACGATATCGCGCGCGTGCTGCTCGCGGTCAACGCGAATTTCCAGATCGAGACCGCCGATCCCGCCAAGTATCTTGCGCATGCGCGCGCATCCGGCGCCGGCGCGAAGCCGCTCGAACTGGCTGTCATGCACGATTGCTATTTGCCCGCGGCCGGGGCGGCGTCCACGCTGCTCATCTATCCGCCGCAACTTGCGAAGAACCTGCCGTACGCCGCCGCAATCGGAATCTCCGTCAATGGAACGATTGCGAGCGCCGATGTTCGCGGTGACGCGATGGGCGAAGCACCCGCCGTCGAATCCCTGGCGCTGGGCGCGACGCGAATCGTAGCGATCCCCGAATGGATGGCCTTGATTGCGACCGCAACCGGCCCCGCTCATTGGTCGATCCCGCTGGCCGCGATCGGGCGTGGTGCGGGCGGTCGCGTCGGCGTGCTCGCATTCGACGTCCGCGATCATCTTCTGCTCGCCCCCGATCATCTCGACGCGCTGGTGCTGACGGTCGATCTGATCAAGCAACTGATCGCGCCGCGCGATATTTTGATCGTGCCGACCGGCGCTGATGTGAGCGTAGCCGCAACCGCAACCGCGCGCGTCACCCAGCCCGACGCAAGCGCGCGCACCGTCACGGCCGACAAATGGGGCCGCGTGCGAATCCGTCCGCTGCAGGCCGGGCGTTACACCGTCGAGTCGGGGGGAGAGACGACGCAGGTGTTCGCCAACTATTACGACGCGGCCGAGTCCGACCTTGGCGCCAAGTCGCAGGCCGAAGCGAGCGCGCCGGCCCAAAAGGCCGCTGCCGCATCGAACGCGCAATCCGCCGGGGAAGCGCAGCCGCTGGTTTTCATTTTGCTCGCGCTGGCGTTGCTCGCGCTGACGGTTGAATCCGCGATGCTGATTGGCCACGCCGGCCGCTGGGGGATGCGCCATGTTTGA
- a CDS encoding pyridoxal phosphate-dependent aminotransferase has protein sequence MPTEISARTRLFTESVIREMTRRALKSGAVNLAQGFPDFPAPAEIKEAAKRAIDEEYNQYAITHGSPNFRRAIADKVRSYNAIACDPDRNITVTCGATEAMIATMLAVINPGDEVIIFEPFYENYGPDVILAGATPRYVALRDPDFSIDRAELEAAFGPRTKAIVINTPHNPSGKVFTRPELEAIASLCRRHDTLAITDEIYEHIIYGGARHVSIASLAGMAERTVTISGLSKTYSITGWRLGYVIASERITAAIRKVHDFLTVGAPHPLQEAGAVALRLPESFYAELTAMYERKRGALYAALTRAGLECSNPDGAYYIVAEIGGLGFKDDFAAADFILDEVGVAAVPGSSFYHRPELGHRKIRFTFSKSDETIAAAAERLSHLQEKLAARSRLARRD, from the coding sequence ATGCCGACTGAGATTTCCGCCAGGACACGACTGTTCACCGAATCCGTAATCCGCGAGATGACGCGACGCGCGCTCAAGTCCGGTGCGGTGAACCTGGCGCAGGGATTTCCCGACTTTCCCGCGCCGGCCGAAATCAAGGAGGCCGCCAAGCGCGCGATCGACGAGGAATACAATCAGTACGCGATCACCCACGGCTCGCCGAATTTCCGCCGCGCAATCGCGGACAAGGTGCGCAGCTACAACGCCATCGCGTGCGACCCCGACCGCAACATCACGGTAACCTGCGGCGCGACCGAGGCGATGATCGCGACGATGCTGGCGGTGATCAACCCCGGCGACGAGGTGATCATCTTCGAGCCGTTCTACGAGAACTACGGCCCCGACGTGATTCTGGCCGGTGCGACGCCGCGCTACGTGGCGCTGCGCGATCCGGATTTTTCGATCGATCGCGCCGAGCTCGAAGCGGCATTCGGTCCGCGCACCAAGGCAATCGTGATCAACACTCCGCACAATCCGAGCGGCAAGGTCTTCACCCGTCCCGAGCTCGAAGCGATCGCCTCGCTGTGCCGGCGTCATGACACGCTGGCGATCACCGATGAGATTTACGAGCACATCATTTACGGCGGCGCGCGCCACGTATCGATCGCGAGCCTTGCGGGGATGGCCGAGCGGACGGTGACGATTAGCGGGCTGTCGAAGACCTACTCGATAACCGGATGGCGGCTGGGGTACGTGATCGCCAGCGAGAGAATCACCGCGGCGATTCGCAAGGTGCATGACTTTCTGACGGTGGGCGCGCCGCATCCGCTGCAGGAAGCCGGGGCCGTCGCACTGCGGCTGCCGGAATCGTTTTATGCCGAGCTGACCGCGATGTACGAGCGCAAGCGCGGCGCGTTGTACGCGGCGCTCACGAGGGCCGGCCTGGAATGCAGCAACCCCGACGGCGCGTATTACATCGTCGCGGAGATTGGCGGGCTCGGATTCAAAGACGACTTCGCGGCGGCGGATTTCATCCTCGATGAAGTCGGCGTCGCCGCGGTGCCCGGTTCAAGCTTTTACCATCGGCCGGAATTGGGGCATCGGAAGATTCGATTCACGTTTTCGAAAAGCGACGAGACGATCGCGGCAGCCGCCGAGCGCCTGAGCCATCTGCAGGAGAAGCTGGCGGCGCGTTCAAGATTGGCGCGACGAGACTAA
- a CDS encoding NAD(P)-dependent oxidoreductase: protein MTQKIGFVGLGAMGLPMATNLLAAGYHLTVYNRTASKAEPLIAKGAHRADRAGDVAHPGGIVVSMLADDASVKALVMGEDALAERIAPDGIHIAMSTVSPAATRELAAYHATRGSVMVTAPVFGRPIQAQAKQLRVCVSGPADAKTKVRPIIEAMGQDIFDFGDNPGAANVVKLAGNFMIAAALEAMGEAVAMMRKSGVDPAAALEMLVKTIFAAPVYQGYGPVIAHGVFTPAGFRLPLGLKDIDLVLQTAGVANAPMPMASLLRDRFISAIAKGRADLDWSAIALGAADDAGLKESR from the coding sequence ATGACACAGAAAATCGGGTTCGTCGGACTGGGCGCGATGGGTCTGCCGATGGCGACGAACTTGCTCGCCGCGGGATACCATCTGACGGTTTACAATCGCACCGCGTCGAAGGCTGAGCCGCTCATTGCCAAGGGTGCGCATCGCGCGGACCGCGCCGGCGACGTCGCGCATCCGGGGGGTATCGTCGTCTCGATGCTCGCCGACGACGCCTCGGTCAAGGCGCTGGTGATGGGCGAGGATGCGCTCGCCGAGCGAATTGCGCCCGATGGAATTCATATCGCGATGAGCACGGTGTCGCCGGCGGCGACGCGGGAACTCGCGGCGTATCACGCGACGCGCGGGAGCGTGATGGTTACGGCGCCGGTGTTCGGACGGCCGATCCAAGCACAGGCGAAGCAGTTGCGGGTCTGCGTTTCGGGGCCTGCCGACGCCAAGACCAAGGTGAGACCGATCATCGAGGCGATGGGGCAGGACATATTCGACTTTGGCGACAATCCCGGCGCCGCGAATGTGGTGAAGCTCGCGGGCAACTTCATGATCGCGGCGGCGCTCGAGGCGATGGGTGAGGCAGTCGCGATGATGCGCAAGAGCGGCGTCGATCCGGCGGCGGCGCTCGAGATGCTGGTCAAAACGATCTTTGCGGCGCCGGTGTACCAGGGTTACGGCCCGGTCATAGCTCATGGGGTGTTCACACCGGCAGGTTTTCGGCTGCCGCTCGGACTCAAGGATATCGACCTGGTGCTGCAGACCGCGGGCGTGGCGAACGCGCCGATGCCGATGGCGAGCCTGCTGCGCGATCGATTCATCTCGGCGATAGCCAAGGGGCGCGCCGATCTGGACTGGTCCGCGATTGCGCTGGGAGCGGCCGACGACGCCGGACTCAAGGAATCGCGCTGA
- a CDS encoding DUF58 domain-containing protein, translating into MLEARAFEPEFLRKLDRLVLGIKRARTVRAGQRALGRIQGLGIEPENFKAYAPGDDLRFLDWNAFARFDELMLRTYRADRQVEVTALVDASASMGLPERDDKLGLALAIGASLAYIGMSDNDAVRIGAFSMHRGAMKLDATPFHRRRESYLNFRPFVMSVKAGGETRLGAAVDQLLLQRRPAGTVVVISDFLVNESDVEDALKRLVMARHEVKVVHVMGEQERTASYPSGLLRVRDAETGEVRETVLGPATAAAIRRKVEKIAARIREICTTHAITYAQAFGAGNLDSIMERELPRLGIVR; encoded by the coding sequence ATGCTCGAAGCACGCGCTTTCGAGCCGGAATTTTTGCGCAAGCTCGACCGCCTGGTGCTGGGTATCAAGCGTGCCCGCACGGTGCGCGCGGGCCAGCGCGCGCTGGGCAGAATCCAGGGGCTCGGAATCGAACCGGAAAATTTCAAGGCGTACGCGCCCGGCGACGATTTGCGCTTTCTCGATTGGAACGCGTTCGCGCGGTTTGACGAATTGATGCTGCGAACCTACCGCGCCGATCGCCAGGTCGAGGTTACCGCGCTGGTGGACGCCAGTGCGTCGATGGGATTGCCCGAGCGCGACGACAAGCTGGGGCTCGCGTTGGCGATCGGAGCGTCGCTCGCGTACATCGGGATGTCGGATAATGACGCGGTTCGAATCGGCGCATTCTCGATGCATCGTGGGGCGATGAAGCTCGACGCCACGCCGTTTCATCGCCGCCGCGAGTCATACCTCAATTTCAGGCCGTTCGTGATGTCGGTGAAAGCGGGCGGCGAGACCCGGCTGGGCGCGGCCGTCGATCAATTGCTGCTGCAGCGCCGGCCGGCAGGGACGGTAGTTGTCATCTCGGATTTCCTCGTCAATGAAAGCGACGTCGAAGACGCGCTCAAGCGGCTGGTGATGGCGCGCCACGAGGTAAAAGTTGTCCACGTGATGGGCGAGCAGGAGCGCACCGCTTCGTATCCATCGGGACTGCTGCGCGTGCGCGACGCGGAGACCGGCGAAGTCCGCGAGACCGTGCTGGGCCCGGCTACGGCCGCCGCGATCCGGCGCAAGGTCGAAAAGATAGCCGCGCGGATACGTGAGATCTGCACGACGCACGCGATTACTTACGCGCAGGCGTTCGGAGCGGGCAATCTGGATAGCATTATGGAGCGCGAACTCCCGCGGCTCGGAATTGTGAGATAA